The Pecten maximus chromosome 11, xPecMax1.1, whole genome shotgun sequence genome has a segment encoding these proteins:
- the LOC117337927 gene encoding gamma-aminobutyric acid receptor-associated protein-like 2 — MKFKFREEHTLEQRNAESTKIKDKYPERIPVIVEKDPKSQIQDIDKRKFLVPNDISVAQFMWIIRKRIQLPSEKAIFLFVGKVLPQSSASMGQVYEEHKDEDGFLYIAYSGENTFGH, encoded by the exons ATGAAGTTTAAGTTTAGGGAAGAGCACACGCTAG AACAAAGAAATGCAGAGTCAACAAAGATAAAGGATAAATATCCAGAAAGGATTCCA GTGATTGTTGAGAAAGATCCTAAGTCACAGATACAGGATATAGACAAACGCAAATTTCTTGTTCCCAATGACATTTCTGTAGCACAGTTCATGTGGATTATTCGTAAACGCATTCAATTACCATCAGAAAAAGCTATCTTCCTATTTGTCGGCAAAGTCCTCCCACAATCAAG TGCCAGTATGGGTCAGGTATATGAGGAGCACAAGGATGAGGACGGTTTCCTGTACATTGCCTACAGTGGAGAAAACACATTTGGTCACTGA